In one Nitrososphaera viennensis EN76 genomic region, the following are encoded:
- a CDS encoding DNA methyltransferase, producing MVANAAGVVAAGRQGRIFACTSKTEKECLDRMLFATGRLYGEGVLAIKKGDPLFLLNLDTDVLYGTFAAGSAGKKDIEPEAWAGRYPYQVRVSQNGKVHSLKGARKILAQMGLGWRDALPAAAAKALSSYLENPDSKLASFEKDEEDEKPRLESTTLWDYPRQSYGRTPKGSNKYAGVTPAFAIYNMIKRYTDPGDLVLDPMAGSGTTLDVCNEEGRKCRAFDISPVRPDIVQNDARTIPLADESVDMVFIDSPYGDNIDYNDQPGNIGKISAETDEFYDELEKVMAECYRVMKPGKAIGWVIGDQWVHKKFTPVGFRVYERLCRHFETVDIICLARRGQTSNTGVWHNRALRFNFYLRGFKYLFIMRKSDGSSAPSEKKKEKKVSWTQYTRKK from the coding sequence ATGGTGGCTAATGCTGCTGGTGTTGTTGCTGCAGGAAGGCAAGGTCGCATTTTCGCCTGCACCAGCAAGACGGAAAAAGAGTGCCTTGACAGGATGCTGTTTGCCACCGGCAGGCTGTACGGCGAAGGGGTGCTTGCCATAAAAAAGGGCGACCCGCTGTTTTTGCTGAACCTTGACACCGACGTGCTGTACGGGACGTTTGCGGCAGGCTCGGCCGGCAAGAAGGACATCGAGCCGGAGGCGTGGGCCGGCAGGTACCCCTACCAGGTAAGGGTGTCGCAGAATGGCAAGGTACACTCGCTAAAAGGCGCCAGGAAAATCCTCGCGCAGATGGGGCTTGGCTGGCGCGACGCGCTCCCGGCTGCTGCTGCAAAGGCGCTTTCCAGTTACCTCGAAAACCCAGACAGCAAGCTGGCCTCGTTTGAGAAGGATGAGGAGGACGAAAAGCCCCGGCTGGAATCGACCACGCTGTGGGACTACCCCCGGCAGAGCTACGGCAGGACGCCCAAGGGGAGCAACAAGTACGCCGGAGTCACGCCGGCGTTTGCGATATACAACATGATAAAGCGCTACACCGATCCGGGCGACCTCGTGCTAGACCCGATGGCTGGAAGCGGCACCACGCTTGACGTCTGCAACGAAGAAGGCAGAAAATGCAGGGCATTTGACATATCGCCTGTCAGGCCCGACATTGTGCAGAACGACGCGCGAACGATCCCGCTTGCGGACGAAAGCGTCGACATGGTGTTCATCGACTCGCCGTACGGCGACAACATCGACTACAACGACCAGCCCGGCAACATCGGCAAGATTTCCGCTGAAACAGACGAGTTTTACGACGAGCTGGAAAAGGTGATGGCAGAATGTTACAGGGTGATGAAGCCCGGCAAGGCGATAGGGTGGGTAATCGGCGACCAGTGGGTGCACAAAAAGTTCACGCCCGTGGGTTTCCGGGTGTACGAGCGGCTGTGCAGGCACTTTGAAACGGTCGACATCATCTGCCTCGCAAGGCGCGGCCAGACGTCAAACACTGGCGTGTGGCACAACCGCGCGCTGCGGTTCAACTTTTACCTGCGCGGCTTCAAGTACCTTTTCATAATGAGAAAGTCGGACGGCAGCAGCGCCCCATCCGAGAAGAAGAAAGAGAAGAAGGTAAGCTGGACCCAGTATACGAGAAAAAAATAG
- a CDS encoding NUDIX domain-containing protein gives MKNAPEGWKILSSRQVYNHRYLSVYEDEMDLAGKRKKTYIRGRRLDYSTIVPFSDDGKSILTIKSYRHLVDSYQVEVPSGYIEKGEAPLAAARRELEEETGYIAKSMVKVGSYTLDYSMFEQTGNVFAAYGLENTGTKKLGSMEEISQVRFVRLQKVKKMLLEGRILNAASIVALYRAIHYHETGPGK, from the coding sequence GTGAAAAACGCCCCGGAAGGCTGGAAGATCCTGTCGTCGAGACAAGTGTACAACCATCGCTACCTGTCCGTGTACGAGGACGAGATGGACCTTGCCGGCAAGAGGAAAAAGACCTACATACGCGGCCGGCGCCTGGACTACTCTACCATCGTGCCCTTTTCAGACGACGGGAAAAGCATCCTTACAATCAAGAGCTACCGGCACCTCGTGGACTCGTACCAGGTCGAGGTGCCCTCCGGCTATATCGAAAAGGGCGAGGCGCCGCTGGCGGCCGCAAGGCGCGAGCTGGAAGAGGAGACGGGCTACATTGCAAAAAGTATGGTAAAGGTGGGCTCGTACACACTCGACTACTCCATGTTCGAGCAGACGGGCAACGTGTTTGCAGCCTACGGCCTTGAAAACACCGGCACAAAAAAGCTTGGCAGCATGGAAGAGATATCGCAGGTGCGCTTTGTGCGCCTGCAAAAAGTGAAAAAGATGCTCCTTGAGGGCAGGATACTGAACGCGGCGTCCATAGTCGCACTGTACCGCGCCATACACTACCACGAAACAGGGCCGGGGAAATAA
- a CDS encoding MarR family transcriptional regulator has product MSSVNDSPNHFMVLDAISRGMKSIGKIAKVTKLDKALVEMIVNDLAAQRLIIKSEKKSFFGGKKEELTVTETGMRMLMAKKQELERKFQQIQQWYSNGQTQQLQNSMQSDRMWLPFMLFSGIMNAVFFMSMMSFMGAALTPAESAHAGDAGAADTGAGADAGADSGAGVDGGMDSGGDFGGDFGGGDFSF; this is encoded by the coding sequence ATGTCATCAGTGAACGACAGCCCCAACCACTTCATGGTCCTCGACGCGATTTCAAGGGGGATGAAATCAATAGGCAAGATAGCCAAGGTCACGAAGCTCGACAAGGCTCTCGTGGAGATGATAGTCAACGACCTTGCGGCCCAGCGCCTCATAATAAAGAGCGAGAAAAAGAGCTTTTTTGGAGGCAAGAAGGAGGAGCTGACGGTAACAGAGACCGGCATGCGCATGCTCATGGCCAAGAAACAGGAGCTTGAGCGCAAGTTCCAGCAGATACAGCAGTGGTACTCCAACGGCCAGACGCAGCAGCTGCAGAACTCGATGCAGTCTGACAGGATGTGGCTCCCGTTCATGCTGTTCTCCGGCATAATGAACGCCGTGTTCTTTATGTCCATGATGTCGTTCATGGGAGCTGCGCTGACCCCTGCCGAGAGTGCCCATGCAGGCGACGCGGGTGCTGCCGACACTGGCGCAGGCGCCGATGCCGGGGCTGACAGCGGAGCCGGGGTGGATGGCGGAATGGACAGCGGCGGGGATTTCGGCGGCGACTTTGGCGGCGGCGATTTCAGCTTCTAG
- a CDS encoding CopG family ribbon-helix-helix protein — protein sequence MTIVSVSLNDDILQEVDKLQKSLGFSGRSEIVRAGIRNLLAEERDRQNLSGSIYAILMVIHDEKSDDQVSLMRHDYDKLIGTHIHNKIDGDRCLEIFMLRGQADDVRDMTKKFQSNKKMDHVKLIAL from the coding sequence ATGACCATAGTAAGCGTCTCGCTAAACGATGACATCCTGCAGGAGGTTGACAAGCTCCAAAAGTCGCTTGGCTTTTCAGGCAGGTCCGAGATAGTGAGGGCGGGAATAAGGAACCTACTTGCAGAAGAGCGCGACAGGCAGAACCTGTCCGGCAGCATCTATGCCATCCTCATGGTCATCCACGACGAAAAGTCCGATGACCAGGTGTCGCTCATGAGGCACGACTATGACAAGCTCATCGGCACGCACATACACAACAAGATAGACGGCGACAGGTGCCTTGAGATCTTTATGCTCAGGGGCCAGGCAGACGACGTGCGCGACATGACCAAAAAGTTCCAGTCCAACAAAAAGATGGACCACGTCAAGCTCATCGCGTTATGA
- a CDS encoding CopG family ribbon-helix-helix protein, with protein MPVVSFSFNEGILAEMDRLQKSLGFPSRSEVVRAGIHNIIAEKRQPDNGQVRALLLVTHHEKFDEEVTKMRHRYEELVTTHLHNKIDGERCLEFFVLNGDAGKVREMRKRFAASKAMSNVRLVAL; from the coding sequence ATGCCCGTGGTCAGCTTCTCCTTCAACGAAGGCATCCTTGCGGAAATGGACAGGCTGCAAAAGTCGCTTGGCTTTCCAAGCAGATCCGAGGTGGTGCGCGCCGGGATTCACAACATCATCGCGGAAAAGCGGCAGCCGGACAACGGACAGGTACGCGCGCTCTTGCTCGTTACGCACCACGAAAAGTTTGACGAGGAGGTGACAAAGATGCGCCACCGGTACGAGGAGCTTGTAACGACTCATCTCCACAACAAGATAGACGGCGAGCGCTGCCTGGAATTCTTTGTCCTAAACGGCGACGCAGGAAAGGTGAGGGAGATGCGCAAGAGGTTTGCGGCAAGCAAGGCCATGAGCAACGTGAGGCTGGTTGCGCTATAG
- a CDS encoding metal ABC transporter substrate-binding protein: MASSKVLMIGMGAGAAVAIAIAVAAFATMGGSATTTPAAAPDNNNAEGAQKVKVIASFFPLYDFTRQVGGDRADVSVMVPPGVEPHDWEPTPQQIQRASSANMLVYNGAGFEKWVDAVGANFTVNTSEGMSLLNNEDPEEQKEHGLYDPHIWLDPVLAKHQVDKIREGLVKIDPPNADYYNANAAKFASELDALDSHIKSELSSCEKKDFIAFHEAFSYFSNRYNLTQHAVHDSLTPEGEILPQRLEELVKLAKDLDIHVVYSEELVDPRLAQVIASEIPNGRVLTLSPIEGLDEQEQAAGLGYLDKMREDVANLKVGLVCS, encoded by the coding sequence ATGGCATCAAGCAAGGTTTTGATGATTGGAATGGGCGCAGGAGCAGCAGTCGCAATAGCGATAGCGGTCGCCGCGTTTGCAACAATGGGCGGCAGCGCCACTACCACGCCGGCGGCTGCTCCTGACAATAACAACGCTGAAGGAGCGCAGAAAGTGAAGGTCATAGCCTCGTTCTTCCCGCTGTACGACTTTACCCGGCAGGTGGGAGGAGACAGGGCCGATGTCTCGGTGATGGTCCCGCCCGGCGTCGAGCCCCACGACTGGGAGCCGACTCCCCAGCAGATACAACGGGCAAGCAGTGCCAACATGCTGGTGTACAACGGCGCCGGCTTTGAAAAGTGGGTAGACGCAGTCGGCGCCAACTTTACGGTGAACACTAGCGAGGGCATGAGCCTCCTTAACAACGAAGACCCGGAAGAGCAAAAAGAGCACGGCCTTTACGATCCGCACATATGGCTCGACCCGGTTCTGGCAAAGCACCAGGTGGACAAGATCCGCGAAGGTCTTGTCAAAATAGACCCCCCAAACGCAGACTATTACAACGCAAACGCGGCAAAGTTCGCGTCAGAGCTTGACGCCCTAGACTCGCATATCAAGTCAGAGCTCTCGTCGTGCGAAAAGAAGGACTTTATCGCATTCCACGAGGCGTTCAGCTACTTTTCCAACAGGTACAACTTGACGCAGCACGCGGTGCATGACAGCCTCACGCCGGAAGGCGAGATCCTGCCGCAGAGGCTAGAGGAGCTTGTCAAGCTTGCAAAAGATCTGGACATACACGTCGTCTACTCTGAGGAGCTTGTAGACCCGCGCCTTGCGCAGGTCATCGCTAGCGAGATACCAAACGGCAGGGTGCTCACGCTGAGCCCCATCGAGGGCCTTGACGAGCAGGAACAGGCCGCCGGCCTTGGCTATCTGGACAAGATGAGGGAAGACGTGGCCAACCTCAAAGTCGGTCTGGTCTGCAGCTAG
- a CDS encoding metal ABC transporter ATP-binding protein — MQIVNIDRVSYRYDGGYAIQDISFSAEEGDLVGIIGPNGSGKTTLFNCMLGILTGYSGTITIFGQDIRKSKAPLKQIGYVPQKHAIEPGFPATVEEIVSLGIMRGKPARERIITALETVDMAREKDRRIGELSGGQQQRVLIAKALVNDPALLILDEPATGIDIETQNRFYSLMTRLNKENKLTIIMSSHDLDAVNRLANRVACINRSMFFHGDTHEFFENEDLLKKYSEASMQAHMHLHSHH, encoded by the coding sequence ATGCAGATAGTAAACATCGACAGGGTCTCGTACAGGTATGATGGCGGGTACGCCATCCAGGACATATCCTTTTCCGCGGAAGAAGGCGATCTCGTGGGCATCATAGGGCCAAACGGCTCGGGCAAGACGACCCTCTTTAACTGCATGCTGGGCATACTGACGGGCTACTCGGGCACCATCACGATATTCGGGCAGGACATACGCAAGAGCAAGGCTCCCCTGAAGCAGATAGGCTACGTGCCGCAAAAGCACGCAATAGAGCCGGGTTTTCCGGCTACTGTGGAGGAAATTGTCTCGCTTGGAATAATGCGGGGCAAGCCCGCAAGGGAAAGGATCATTACCGCGCTTGAAACGGTCGACATGGCCCGCGAAAAGGACAGGCGCATAGGCGAGCTTTCAGGAGGCCAGCAGCAGCGCGTGCTCATCGCAAAGGCCCTCGTCAACGATCCCGCGCTCTTGATACTTGACGAGCCGGCGACCGGCATCGACATAGAGACGCAGAACCGCTTTTACTCGCTCATGACGCGCCTTAACAAGGAAAACAAACTGACGATAATCATGTCGTCGCACGACCTCGACGCGGTGAACAGGCTCGCAAACAGGGTCGCGTGCATCAACAGGAGCATGTTCTTCCACGGCGACACGCACGAGTTCTTTGAGAACGAGGACCTTTTGAAGAAATACTCCGAAGCCAGCATGCAGGCGCACATGCACCTGCATTCGCACCACTAG
- a CDS encoding metal ABC transporter permease, whose product MVLEILQAGFMQRALVAGIAVALICSVVGLFLVLRRHSLFGDALSHMAFGGIAVGMFTQVYPLWTALIVSILGALGMTKLRQSTKISPDASVAVLLSSGLALGIVLIGLSGGFSVDLFSFLFGSILLVSFDDTAMILALAAGILAVMALLYRKLMYIAFNEEQAKVSGLAVNMLNYAFIVVASVTVIASIRLVGILLISSLIVIPNIAAMMLGKSFKKTIIISAAISVASVITGIFASYFANLPPGGTIVLTTIFMLLGIMGAKYAARKAKTVQTAVAENTSEPGR is encoded by the coding sequence ATGGTCCTAGAAATCTTGCAGGCAGGATTCATGCAGCGCGCGCTGGTGGCAGGAATCGCCGTTGCCTTGATCTGCTCCGTGGTGGGCCTCTTCCTCGTCCTGCGCCGGCACTCGCTCTTTGGCGACGCGCTGTCCCACATGGCGTTTGGCGGAATAGCGGTGGGGATGTTCACGCAGGTCTACCCGCTGTGGACCGCGCTCATCGTGTCGATACTTGGAGCGCTTGGGATGACGAAACTGCGCCAGTCGACCAAGATATCGCCCGACGCGTCGGTCGCGGTGCTCCTTTCGTCCGGCCTTGCGCTTGGCATCGTGCTCATCGGCCTTTCGGGCGGCTTTTCAGTCGACCTGTTCAGCTTTCTGTTTGGCAGCATCCTGCTCGTGAGCTTTGACGATACGGCGATGATACTTGCCCTTGCCGCCGGCATCCTTGCAGTGATGGCGCTGCTGTACAGAAAGCTGATGTACATAGCGTTCAACGAGGAGCAGGCCAAGGTGAGCGGCCTTGCCGTCAACATGCTCAACTACGCGTTCATCGTGGTGGCAAGCGTGACCGTGATCGCGTCGATACGCTTGGTTGGAATACTGCTCATCTCGTCGCTCATCGTGATACCGAACATCGCGGCCATGATGCTTGGCAAGAGCTTTAAAAAGACGATAATCATTTCCGCGGCCATCTCCGTCGCGTCGGTGATAACCGGCATCTTTGCGTCGTATTTCGCAAACCTGCCGCCGGGCGGGACAATAGTCCTGACCACCATATTCATGCTCCTTGGCATAATGGGCGCAAAATACGCGGCAAGAAAGGCAAAAACAGTGCAGACGGCCGTAGCCGAAAACACAAGTGAGCCCGGCCGGTAA
- a CDS encoding glycosyltransferase: MLFFASPIGLGHATRDIAIAEKLHGEEILFISGEGASRLIEKKGYRVLDAYRPEKFIVQDGQLQQSFKWLMSYYSYYKKCKEIAKGVLAEHEGLVVSDEDFASIAVAEGARRRRVLITDITETHFTRGAASLIEKKMNGAMRDMMKKCDCVIIPDDGDDNGNVSYVGPIVRKATADRDTLRRRFNFSRKTIVVSVGGTDAGRYLIERSLAAYRKLRDKLDADLVVVPGPSLQVPESPDYRNLGFVDNLHELIYAADLVVSLAGRSTMDESIAYGTPGIFIPIKGHFEQEQGAARLGYKHEDIFRLESLIEEKLGRGGRNNNTMNTGGAEKAAKIISTLFV, from the coding sequence GTGCTCTTTTTCGCAAGCCCCATCGGCCTTGGACACGCAACGCGCGACATTGCAATCGCTGAAAAATTGCATGGCGAAGAAATCCTTTTCATATCAGGCGAGGGCGCCTCGCGGCTCATCGAGAAAAAGGGCTACCGGGTGCTTGACGCCTACAGGCCGGAAAAGTTCATTGTGCAGGACGGCCAGCTCCAGCAGTCTTTCAAGTGGCTGATGAGCTACTACTCGTACTACAAGAAATGCAAAGAGATTGCAAAAGGCGTACTTGCAGAGCATGAAGGGCTGGTCGTAAGCGACGAGGATTTTGCGTCGATAGCGGTGGCAGAAGGGGCAAGGAGAAGGCGGGTCCTGATAACCGACATCACCGAGACGCACTTCACAAGGGGCGCCGCGTCGCTCATTGAAAAAAAGATGAACGGCGCCATGAGGGACATGATGAAAAAGTGCGACTGCGTGATAATCCCTGACGACGGCGACGACAATGGCAACGTCTCGTACGTCGGGCCCATCGTGCGCAAGGCAACGGCTGACCGCGACACGCTGCGCAGGCGCTTTAACTTTTCAAGGAAAACCATTGTGGTGAGCGTCGGGGGCACGGACGCGGGCCGCTACCTGATTGAAAGGTCGCTTGCCGCGTACCGCAAACTGCGGGACAAACTGGACGCCGACCTTGTCGTTGTCCCCGGGCCGTCATTGCAGGTTCCAGAGTCGCCGGACTACCGCAACCTAGGGTTTGTAGACAACCTGCACGAACTGATATACGCGGCCGACCTTGTAGTTTCGCTGGCAGGCCGGTCAACAATGGACGAGTCGATAGCGTACGGCACGCCGGGGATATTCATCCCGATAAAAGGCCATTTTGAGCAGGAGCAGGGCGCCGCCCGCCTGGGCTACAAACACGAAGACATTTTCCGGCTTGAATCACTGATTGAAGAAAAGCTTGGCCGCGGCGGCAGGAACAACAATACAATGAACACTGGCGGCGCAGAAAAGGCTGCAAAAATCATTTCCACTCTTTTTGTGTAA
- a CDS encoding Kelch repeat-containing protein, whose protein sequence is MPALRTYVIVGSSIAAAAAIATAAIVLITTNSDAANPGAVVARLPEPVSSSAWTEGKPLPTPRTEVAGAAVDGKIYMIGGFDRTGRAVPTVEVYDPAADEWRAAAPVPHPLHHAAAASYNGTLYVVGGYLEDNTPSNKLLSYDPKTNTWQEKRAPMPTARGALAAGFVNGTLYAVGGVGSSFGSPSAPLASNEAYDPRTDSWTQKAPMPTPRQHLAAATLDGKLYVMGGRIDSLSSNLDANEAYDPEQDAWAELAHMPSKRGGLAAAAAGSAIYVFGGEAPEGTFRNNEGYDLETGSWTGAPEMPTGRHGLAAVALGSKVYVIGGGPQPGLTVSGANEAFSIT, encoded by the coding sequence ATGCCCGCGCTCCGGACCTATGTCATTGTTGGGTCGAGCATAGCAGCAGCGGCTGCCATCGCAACAGCAGCAATAGTATTAATCACGACCAATTCAGACGCCGCCAACCCTGGTGCTGTCGTTGCCCGCCTGCCAGAACCCGTATCATCTTCTGCTTGGACCGAAGGCAAGCCCCTGCCCACTCCAAGAACAGAAGTTGCCGGCGCCGCGGTCGACGGCAAGATCTACATGATCGGGGGCTTTGACAGGACCGGCAGGGCCGTCCCGACAGTCGAGGTGTACGATCCAGCCGCTGATGAATGGCGTGCCGCCGCGCCGGTGCCACATCCACTTCACCACGCAGCCGCAGCATCGTACAACGGCACGCTGTACGTGGTAGGCGGCTACCTTGAGGACAATACGCCTTCAAACAAGCTGCTATCCTATGACCCGAAAACAAACACATGGCAAGAGAAGCGTGCCCCGATGCCGACTGCAAGGGGCGCGCTGGCCGCCGGCTTTGTAAACGGCACCCTTTACGCAGTAGGCGGCGTCGGCTCTAGCTTTGGCTCTCCTTCCGCCCCGCTTGCATCAAATGAAGCATACGATCCCAGGACGGACAGCTGGACGCAAAAAGCGCCCATGCCCACGCCCAGGCAGCACCTCGCGGCTGCAACACTTGACGGCAAGCTGTACGTGATGGGCGGCAGGATAGACAGCCTGTCGTCCAACCTGGACGCAAACGAGGCGTACGACCCCGAGCAGGACGCCTGGGCCGAGCTTGCACACATGCCTTCCAAGAGGGGCGGGCTTGCGGCAGCAGCGGCTGGCAGTGCCATTTACGTTTTTGGCGGCGAGGCGCCAGAAGGCACCTTCAGAAACAACGAGGGGTACGACTTGGAAACCGGCAGCTGGACGGGCGCGCCAGAAATGCCAACTGGCCGCCACGGCCTTGCGGCAGTCGCGCTTGGGAGCAAGGTCTACGTGATAGGAGGCGGGCCCCAGCCGGGCCTCACTGTGAGCGGCGCAAACGAGGCATTTTCTATCACATGA